From a single Microbacterium terrisoli genomic region:
- a CDS encoding class I SAM-dependent DNA methyltransferase, with translation MPRTTAKAAPQAPSTMKQLKDTLWKAADKLRGSMDASQYKDVILGLVFLKYASDAFDERRGQIRAELEADGYDAEQIAELIDDVDEYTGRGVFWVPTVARWSFLAEHAKGLPASLDAPEKSIGRLIDDAMDAVMADNPSLAGTLPRIFNRDNVDQRRLGELVDLFNTARFAGQGQNGSDGRRARDLLGEVYEYFLEKFAAAEGKRGGEFYTPAGVVRVLVGMLRPTHGRVYDPCCGSGGMFVQAEKFIDAQHGEGSDISVYGQELNERTWRMAKMNLAIHGLSGNLGPRWGDTFARDLHPELQADFVMANPPFNIKDWARSESDPRWRYGVPPAGNANYAWIQHILSKLAPGGQAGVVMANGSMSSNSGGEGQIRAEIVEADLVSCMVALPTQLFRSTGIPVCVWFFARDKGARAGEVLFIDARNLGHMVDRAERALSDEDIAHIADTYHAWLGRDAADDVYADVPGFCYSATLAEIKAADYALTPGRYVGVPEAEDDGEPIEEKLARLRAELESQFAESARLADVVRVQFGRVS, from the coding sequence ATGCCCAGAACCACCGCCAAGGCCGCCCCGCAGGCGCCGTCGACCATGAAGCAGCTCAAAGACACATTGTGGAAGGCTGCCGACAAGCTGCGCGGGTCGATGGATGCCTCGCAATACAAAGACGTGATCCTGGGGCTGGTGTTCCTCAAGTACGCCTCCGATGCGTTCGACGAGCGGCGCGGGCAGATCCGCGCCGAGCTCGAAGCCGACGGGTACGACGCTGAGCAGATCGCCGAGCTGATCGACGACGTCGACGAATACACCGGGCGCGGGGTGTTCTGGGTGCCCACGGTGGCGCGCTGGTCGTTCCTGGCCGAACACGCGAAGGGTCTGCCGGCATCGCTCGATGCGCCCGAGAAGTCGATCGGTCGGCTCATCGACGATGCGATGGATGCTGTCATGGCCGACAATCCGAGTCTGGCGGGCACACTGCCCCGCATCTTCAATCGCGACAACGTCGACCAACGCCGGCTGGGCGAGCTGGTCGACCTGTTCAACACGGCGCGGTTCGCAGGTCAAGGGCAGAACGGGTCGGACGGGCGCCGCGCACGCGACCTGCTGGGTGAGGTGTACGAGTACTTCCTCGAGAAGTTCGCAGCCGCCGAGGGCAAGCGGGGCGGCGAGTTCTACACGCCGGCAGGTGTCGTGCGGGTGCTGGTCGGGATGCTGCGGCCCACCCACGGGCGGGTGTACGACCCGTGCTGCGGGTCGGGCGGCATGTTCGTGCAGGCCGAGAAGTTCATCGACGCGCAGCACGGCGAGGGGTCGGACATCTCCGTCTACGGCCAGGAGCTCAACGAGCGCACGTGGCGTATGGCGAAGATGAACCTCGCCATCCACGGTCTGTCGGGCAACCTGGGGCCGCGGTGGGGCGACACGTTCGCACGCGATCTGCACCCCGAACTGCAGGCCGACTTCGTGATGGCCAACCCGCCGTTCAACATCAAAGACTGGGCGCGGTCTGAGTCCGATCCGCGCTGGCGCTACGGCGTGCCGCCGGCGGGCAACGCGAACTACGCGTGGATTCAGCACATCCTCTCGAAACTCGCGCCCGGCGGGCAGGCCGGCGTCGTGATGGCGAACGGGTCGATGTCGTCGAACTCGGGCGGCGAGGGGCAGATCCGGGCCGAGATCGTCGAAGCCGATCTGGTCTCGTGCATGGTTGCGCTGCCGACGCAGCTGTTCCGCTCGACCGGGATTCCTGTGTGCGTCTGGTTCTTCGCCCGCGACAAGGGCGCGCGCGCCGGTGAGGTGCTCTTCATCGACGCGCGAAACCTGGGCCACATGGTCGACCGCGCCGAGCGCGCCCTGTCTGATGAGGACATCGCCCACATCGCCGACACTTACCACGCATGGCTCGGTCGGGATGCTGCGGACGACGTGTACGCGGATGTTCCGGGCTTCTGCTATTCCGCAACTCTCGCCGAGATCAAGGCAGCGGATTACGCCCTGACCCCTGGCCGCTATGTCGGAGTCCCCGAGGCGGAAGACGACGGCGAGCCCATCGAAGAGAAGCTCGCCCGCCTGCGCGCAGAGCTCGAGTCACAGTTCGCCGAGTCGGCACGCTTGGCCGACGTCGTGCGCGTACAGTTCGGGAGGGTGTCGTGA
- a CDS encoding restriction endonuclease subunit S, with amino-acid sequence MSVPDGWVEEKLSDVVELQRGFDLPAQARRPGPYPVLTSGETSDVHDEGPVRGPGFVVGRATNLGRPKWSDGDFWPHNTTMFAKDFKGNDPRWLFHLFEATDLTGYDSGSVQPMLNRNYISGVRVLVPPLPEQQAIAEVLGALDDKIAANTKLATAADELARITFLSALGDAVEVPLSSTAQFVNGKAFTKEASGTGRVVVRIAELNSGIGGSTVYSDADVEDRYVARAGDILFAWSGSLTLHRWFRDDAIVNQHIFKVIPNDGYPAWLVYQLIASKLAQFKEIAADKATTMGHIQRHHLDEPVLVPGAKTVKEIHTLMTALLDSSLNASRQNLTLAATRDALLPQLMSGKLRVRDAEAAASPVGA; translated from the coding sequence GTGAGCGTCCCTGACGGCTGGGTCGAGGAGAAACTGTCAGACGTAGTCGAGTTGCAGCGTGGGTTCGATCTGCCTGCACAAGCGCGCCGGCCTGGCCCGTATCCAGTGCTGACGTCTGGAGAAACTAGTGATGTCCACGATGAGGGACCTGTCCGGGGCCCGGGTTTCGTCGTGGGGCGGGCGACGAACCTCGGTAGGCCCAAATGGTCAGACGGCGACTTCTGGCCGCACAACACGACAATGTTCGCCAAGGACTTCAAGGGAAACGACCCACGATGGTTGTTTCACCTCTTCGAAGCGACTGACCTGACCGGATACGATTCCGGTTCGGTGCAGCCGATGCTGAATCGGAACTATATCTCGGGCGTCCGCGTCCTGGTCCCACCCCTCCCCGAGCAGCAGGCGATCGCCGAGGTCCTGGGCGCCCTCGACGACAAGATTGCCGCCAACACCAAGCTCGCCACCGCAGCCGATGAACTGGCCCGCATCACCTTCCTGAGTGCGCTCGGAGACGCGGTCGAAGTCCCGTTGTCGTCGACCGCCCAGTTCGTTAATGGAAAGGCGTTTACGAAGGAGGCCAGTGGGACCGGACGAGTGGTCGTTCGCATCGCCGAACTGAATAGCGGAATCGGTGGGTCTACCGTCTATTCCGATGCCGACGTGGAGGATCGATATGTTGCACGCGCTGGTGACATCCTGTTCGCGTGGTCTGGCTCACTGACGCTGCACCGATGGTTCCGCGACGATGCGATCGTGAATCAGCACATCTTCAAGGTCATCCCGAACGATGGGTATCCAGCATGGCTCGTCTATCAGCTGATCGCGTCAAAGTTGGCGCAGTTCAAGGAGATCGCTGCGGACAAGGCCACGACGATGGGGCACATCCAGAGGCATCACCTCGATGAACCCGTCCTTGTTCCAGGTGCAAAGACCGTCAAAGAGATCCACACACTCATGACCGCTCTGTTGGACTCGTCCTTGAATGCGTCCCGCCAGAACCTCACCCTCGCGGCAACTCGCGATGCGCTCCTGCCCCAGCTGATGTCGGGAAAGCTGCGCGTCCGCGATGCCGAAGCCGCGGCATCCCCGGTCGGCGCCTGA